One Siniperca chuatsi isolate FFG_IHB_CAS linkage group LG5, ASM2008510v1, whole genome shotgun sequence DNA window includes the following coding sequences:
- the hint2 gene encoding histidine triad nucleotide-binding protein 2, mitochondrial isoform X3 — protein sequence MYFRQVLRTHFIGTRTAQLNRWHRVSRAERPLCTKSDEVRLAEEASKKYGTPAPTIFSKVIDKSIPADIIYEDEKCLAFRDISPQAPIHFLVIPRVPIPRISEAKDDDAELLGHLLVVAKNVAKQESLNEGYRVVINDGKHGAQSVYHLHIHVLGGRQMTWPPG from the exons aTGTATTTTCGTCAGGTTTTGCGGACCCACTTCATCGGGACCAGAACGGCTCAGCTCAACCGTTGGCACCGTGTTAGTCGAGCCGAG AGGCCACTGTGCACCAAAAGTGACGAGGTTAGGCTGGCAGAGGAGGCCAGCAAGAAGTACGGCACCCCAGCTCCAACCATCTTCTCCAAAGTGATTGACAAAAGTATCCCTGCAGATATCATATATGAAGATGAGAAG TGTTTGGCATTCAGGGATATCAGCCCACAGGCTCCCATCCACTTCCTGGTTATTCCAAGGGTCCCAATTCCCAGAATAAGTGAGGCCAAAGATGATGATGCTGAG CTCTTAGGACATTTATTGGTTGTTGCCAAAAATGTGGCAAAGCAAGAATCTCTAAATGAAGGATACAGAGTGG TGATCAACGATGGAAAGCACGGTGCTCAGTCAGTTTACCACCTTCACATCCACGTCCTGGGAGGAAGACAGATGACGTGGCCACCAGGATAA
- the hint2 gene encoding histidine triad nucleotide-binding protein 2, mitochondrial isoform X1: protein MYFRQVLRTHFIGTRTAQLNRWHRVSRAEQQLAVVCLTDPQRPLCTKSDEVRLAEEASKKYGTPAPTIFSKVIDKSIPADIIYEDEKCLAFRDISPQAPIHFLVIPRVPIPRISEAKDDDAELLGHLLVVAKNVAKQESLNEGYRVVINDGKHGAQSVYHLHIHVLGGRQMTWPPG from the exons aTGTATTTTCGTCAGGTTTTGCGGACCCACTTCATCGGGACCAGAACGGCTCAGCTCAACCGTTGGCACCGTGTTAGTCGAGCCGAG cagcagttagcagtcGTGTGTCTCACTGACCCACAGAGGCCACTGTGCACCAAAAGTGACGAGGTTAGGCTGGCAGAGGAGGCCAGCAAGAAGTACGGCACCCCAGCTCCAACCATCTTCTCCAAAGTGATTGACAAAAGTATCCCTGCAGATATCATATATGAAGATGAGAAG TGTTTGGCATTCAGGGATATCAGCCCACAGGCTCCCATCCACTTCCTGGTTATTCCAAGGGTCCCAATTCCCAGAATAAGTGAGGCCAAAGATGATGATGCTGAG CTCTTAGGACATTTATTGGTTGTTGCCAAAAATGTGGCAAAGCAAGAATCTCTAAATGAAGGATACAGAGTGG TGATCAACGATGGAAAGCACGGTGCTCAGTCAGTTTACCACCTTCACATCCACGTCCTGGGAGGAAGACAGATGACGTGGCCACCAGGATAA
- the hint2 gene encoding histidine triad nucleotide-binding protein 2, mitochondrial isoform X2: protein MYFRQVLRTHFIGTRTAQLNRWHRVSRAEQLAVVCLTDPQRPLCTKSDEVRLAEEASKKYGTPAPTIFSKVIDKSIPADIIYEDEKCLAFRDISPQAPIHFLVIPRVPIPRISEAKDDDAELLGHLLVVAKNVAKQESLNEGYRVVINDGKHGAQSVYHLHIHVLGGRQMTWPPG from the exons aTGTATTTTCGTCAGGTTTTGCGGACCCACTTCATCGGGACCAGAACGGCTCAGCTCAACCGTTGGCACCGTGTTAGTCGAGCCGAG cagttagcagtcGTGTGTCTCACTGACCCACAGAGGCCACTGTGCACCAAAAGTGACGAGGTTAGGCTGGCAGAGGAGGCCAGCAAGAAGTACGGCACCCCAGCTCCAACCATCTTCTCCAAAGTGATTGACAAAAGTATCCCTGCAGATATCATATATGAAGATGAGAAG TGTTTGGCATTCAGGGATATCAGCCCACAGGCTCCCATCCACTTCCTGGTTATTCCAAGGGTCCCAATTCCCAGAATAAGTGAGGCCAAAGATGATGATGCTGAG CTCTTAGGACATTTATTGGTTGTTGCCAAAAATGTGGCAAAGCAAGAATCTCTAAATGAAGGATACAGAGTGG TGATCAACGATGGAAAGCACGGTGCTCAGTCAGTTTACCACCTTCACATCCACGTCCTGGGAGGAAGACAGATGACGTGGCCACCAGGATAA